The Flavobacterium piscisymbiosum genome includes a region encoding these proteins:
- a CDS encoding helix-turn-helix domain-containing protein: MSTETKPKHIGRNISRIRELRGMKQGALADAIGTSQQTISGIETSETVDFEKLVQIAKALGVTVEAIENFTEESVFNFFNNFYDNSSSQGNSFNQGMNATFNPLDKVVELYERLVQAEKDKVEYLEKLMKLK, encoded by the coding sequence ATGAGCACAGAAACTAAACCAAAACACATTGGCCGAAATATTAGCCGAATAAGAGAACTTCGCGGTATGAAACAAGGAGCACTTGCTGATGCTATTGGCACTAGCCAGCAAACTATTTCTGGCATTGAAACCAGTGAAACTGTTGATTTCGAAAAATTGGTACAAATTGCAAAAGCACTTGGCGTGACGGTAGAAGCTATTGAAAATTTTACAGAAGAATCTGTTTTTAATTTCTTTAATAACTTTTACGATAATAGTTCAAGTCAGGGAAATAGTTTTAATCAAGGCATGAATGCTACTTTTAATCCATTAGATAAAGTTGTCGAACTTTACGAACGTTTGGTTCAGGCTGAAAAAGATAAGGTTGAGTATTTAGAAAAATTGATGAAATTGAAATAA
- a CDS encoding TatD family hydrolase, whose protein sequence is MTYIDIGINLTNKQFQNDIDDVVQNALDADVSQMILTGTSVRNSEESSRIAKEYPGILYATAGIHPHDAKSFDAQSISKLRNLLKQKQVVSVGECGLDFDRDFSPRNVQETCYKVQLELAIEVQKPLFLHERAAFTKFMDITKDYLPQLPKAVVHCFTGTLPEAKTYLDNGFYLGFTGAISDSKRFEHLKEVIQYVPLDRMMIETDAPFMLPKNVPNNLLKKYHERRCEPAFLPFVAATVAQFKGVSGIIVAEETTRNSKSFFGI, encoded by the coding sequence ATGACATACATAGACATAGGAATTAATTTAACCAATAAACAATTCCAAAACGACATAGACGATGTCGTACAAAACGCTTTAGATGCCGACGTATCGCAAATGATACTAACCGGAACAAGCGTAAGAAACAGCGAAGAATCTTCACGAATAGCAAAAGAATATCCCGGAATATTATACGCTACAGCCGGAATTCACCCGCACGATGCGAAAAGTTTTGATGCGCAGAGTATTTCGAAACTGCGTAATTTATTAAAACAGAAACAGGTAGTTTCGGTAGGCGAGTGCGGACTCGATTTTGATCGTGATTTTTCGCCCAGAAATGTACAGGAAACCTGTTACAAAGTCCAATTAGAATTGGCGATTGAAGTTCAGAAACCTTTGTTTTTGCATGAAAGAGCTGCTTTTACAAAGTTTATGGATATTACCAAAGACTATTTGCCACAATTGCCAAAAGCCGTTGTGCATTGTTTTACCGGAACTTTGCCCGAAGCCAAAACCTATCTCGATAACGGATTTTATCTTGGTTTTACCGGAGCAATATCCGACAGTAAACGTTTTGAGCATTTAAAAGAAGTGATTCAGTACGTGCCGCTGGACCGAATGATGATCGAAACTGATGCGCCATTCATGTTGCCAAAAAACGTACCCAATAATCTCCTGAAAAAATACCACGAACGCCGTTGCGAACCAGCTTTTCTGCCTTTTGTTGCAGCAACTGTTGCGCAGTTTAAAGGAGTTTCGGGGATTATTGTTGCGGAGGAAACTACTAGGAATTCTAAAAGCTTTTTTGGGATTTAG
- a CDS encoding AAA family ATPase — MKKIPTLTILIGCPASGKSTFAEWKVRTESKTMRISRDEIRFSQFQETLDPAYESMISKIVNGQIKTLLSNGWNVILDTCNVKSDYIKQSINDFAEMANIDFKVFDLPLEELFIRNEKRDRKVPKKVIENMYHQLQKTKEKFDFKPIKKVNKNLEYCPQNSDLPKAIICDLDGTLALMNGRNPFDASKCDEDEINNPVANVLRNYKKLGYNILLVSGREDQYKEPTLRFLKKHEIEYDDLIMRKTKDSRKDSIVKTEIYNEFIKDKYFIEFVLDDRNQVVDTWRNDLKLPCFQVYYGDF, encoded by the coding sequence ATGAAAAAGATACCAACATTAACGATACTTATAGGTTGTCCGGCATCGGGAAAAAGCACTTTTGCAGAGTGGAAGGTGAGAACCGAATCTAAAACGATGAGAATAAGCCGTGATGAAATCAGGTTTTCGCAATTTCAGGAAACTTTGGATCCGGCATATGAAAGCATGATTTCGAAAATTGTAAACGGACAGATTAAAACCTTGCTTTCGAATGGTTGGAATGTGATTCTGGATACTTGCAATGTAAAATCAGATTATATAAAACAGTCGATAAATGATTTTGCCGAAATGGCCAATATTGATTTCAAAGTGTTTGATTTACCATTAGAAGAGCTTTTTATCAGAAATGAAAAGAGAGACCGAAAAGTGCCAAAAAAGGTAATTGAAAACATGTACCATCAATTGCAAAAAACAAAAGAAAAGTTTGATTTTAAACCGATAAAAAAAGTGAATAAAAATCTCGAATACTGCCCTCAAAACTCTGATCTGCCAAAAGCTATAATTTGCGATCTTGACGGAACGCTGGCTTTAATGAACGGAAGAAATCCTTTTGATGCCAGTAAATGTGATGAAGACGAAATCAATAATCCGGTCGCGAATGTGTTGAGAAATTACAAGAAACTGGGATATAATATATTGCTGGTTTCAGGAAGAGAAGATCAATACAAAGAACCAACATTGCGATTCCTGAAAAAACACGAAATCGAATATGACGACCTGATCATGCGTAAAACCAAAGACAGCCGAAAAGATTCGATCGTAAAAACCGAAATCTACAATGAGTTTATCAAAGATAAATACTTTATAGAATTCGTTCTGGACGACAGAAATCAAGTTGTCGACACCTGGAGAAATGATCTTAAATTACCTTGCTTTCAGGTATATTATGGGGATTTTTAA
- a CDS encoding class I SAM-dependent methyltransferase — protein sequence MIIKLKSENKYFLDILYKNPNTDKGLYLKELKDGIVIGNVISANEYHCVFLDGKKSYLPEEGNQIDFQSYCSPLLALNMSTEFFNHLYKENTSLGETTISWLEKNYNEVDTEKCTIEVETFFIDSGWYKNGNYLLSKYIEGISLQHKIGNNFELKIEGKTVREALQKFSLVALFSHFTNRYAVYTYIDDYFIQKHITMLTNISGIPYFVFYLFIKRIMRSPVQFEKFKPQLEAYFDNEVQFVFTDTHQSRKEFICSKINFDEPVLDFGCGELQYFKLLLKKGFTQEYYAYDEVDFKHVADKIVAIENADNLRWIESLDEIKGFENQIILSEVIEHNSLEEAKALLIWIRDNTNFTQLFVTTPDKDFNVNYELTEEFRHDNHDFELSNSEFVALINEIFPNPKTFYGIGDCVKGVYPTSAVIIQKK from the coding sequence ATGATTATAAAACTTAAATCAGAGAATAAATACTTTTTAGATATCCTTTATAAAAATCCAAATACGGATAAAGGTTTATATTTAAAAGAATTAAAAGACGGAATTGTGATTGGAAATGTAATTTCTGCCAATGAATATCATTGTGTTTTTTTAGATGGCAAAAAAAGTTATCTGCCCGAGGAAGGAAATCAAATCGATTTTCAAAGTTACTGCAGTCCTTTATTGGCCTTGAACATGTCGACAGAATTTTTCAATCATTTGTATAAAGAAAACACAAGTTTGGGTGAAACGACAATTTCCTGGTTAGAGAAAAATTACAATGAAGTTGATACAGAAAAATGTACCATAGAAGTAGAAACTTTTTTTATTGATTCAGGTTGGTACAAAAACGGAAACTATCTTTTGTCAAAATACATCGAGGGAATTTCATTGCAGCATAAAATTGGGAATAATTTCGAATTAAAGATTGAAGGTAAAACCGTTAGAGAAGCTTTGCAGAAATTTTCGCTTGTCGCTTTGTTTTCGCACTTTACCAATAGATATGCAGTTTACACGTACATCGATGACTATTTTATTCAGAAGCATATCACGATGTTAACCAATATTTCAGGCATTCCGTATTTTGTGTTTTATCTTTTTATCAAAAGAATCATGCGTTCGCCGGTGCAGTTTGAAAAATTCAAACCACAATTAGAAGCTTATTTTGACAACGAAGTACAGTTTGTTTTTACAGACACGCATCAATCCAGAAAAGAATTTATCTGCAGTAAAATCAATTTTGATGAACCTGTTTTAGATTTTGGCTGTGGCGAATTACAATATTTTAAATTATTGCTTAAAAAAGGATTTACGCAAGAATATTATGCATACGATGAGGTCGATTTTAAGCATGTCGCAGATAAAATCGTCGCAATAGAAAATGCAGATAACTTGCGATGGATAGAAAGTTTAGATGAGATTAAAGGTTTTGAAAATCAGATTATTTTGAGTGAAGTGATTGAGCACAATTCGCTTGAAGAAGCAAAAGCATTGTTAATCTGGATTAGGGACAATACAAACTTTACGCAGCTATTTGTAACAACGCCAGACAAAGATTTTAATGTAAATTATGAACTAACAGAAGAATTCAGGCACGACAATCACGATTTTGAATTGTCAAACTCAGAATTTGTAGCGTTGATCAATGAAATTTTTCCAAATCCTAAAACCTTTTACGGAATAGGAGATTGTGTAAAAGGAGTTTACCCAACAAGTGCCGTAATCATTCAAAAAAAGTAA
- a CDS encoding T4 RnlA family RNA ligase: MNTTLLKEMISKNYVRVNKHPEHDLYIYNYTQNAQFERIWNEVTLACRGLILDKNENVVARPFAKFFNLGEMENQILPESTFEVYDKMDGSMGILYWVDEVPFMASRGSFSSIQSDKANEMLHGKYRNSWPLLDKNKTYLFEIIYPENRIVLDYGASEELVLLAIIDTQSGEEFPLEDIGFPVVEKYDGIKDILTLKQMDIANKEGFIIKYANNFRVKIKFDEYLRLHRIITQVSNLNIWEYLKTNQSMEEILERVPDEFFDWVKQTKRDLENKYSVIEVQCKADFKVLESRKETALYFMTCQYPGVLFAMLNGKNYSEIIWKMIRPTFEKPFNREEE; the protein is encoded by the coding sequence ATGAATACAACGCTTTTAAAGGAAATGATTTCAAAAAATTATGTGCGGGTAAACAAACATCCTGAACATGATTTATATATTTATAATTATACCCAAAATGCTCAGTTCGAGAGAATTTGGAATGAGGTAACTTTAGCGTGCAGAGGTTTGATTTTAGATAAAAATGAAAACGTCGTTGCAAGACCTTTTGCTAAGTTTTTCAATTTAGGTGAAATGGAAAATCAAATTCTTCCTGAATCGACTTTTGAGGTTTACGATAAAATGGACGGTTCAATGGGAATTTTATATTGGGTTGATGAAGTTCCTTTTATGGCAAGTCGCGGTTCTTTTTCGAGCATTCAGTCGGATAAGGCGAATGAAATGCTGCACGGAAAATACAGAAATTCATGGCCGCTTTTGGATAAAAATAAAACCTATCTCTTTGAAATTATTTATCCTGAAAACCGAATTGTTTTAGATTACGGCGCATCAGAAGAACTGGTTTTACTGGCCATTATCGATACACAATCCGGAGAGGAATTTCCGCTTGAAGATATTGGTTTTCCTGTAGTTGAAAAATACGACGGAATCAAAGATATTTTGACTTTAAAACAAATGGATATCGCCAATAAAGAAGGTTTTATCATTAAATATGCGAACAACTTTCGGGTAAAAATTAAATTTGATGAATACCTTCGTTTACACCGAATCATCACTCAGGTTTCGAATTTGAATATCTGGGAATATTTGAAAACCAATCAATCAATGGAAGAAATTTTGGAACGTGTTCCGGATGAATTTTTCGATTGGGTAAAACAAACTAAAAGGGATTTAGAAAATAAATATTCGGTAATAGAAGTTCAGTGTAAGGCAGATTTTAAAGTTCTGGAATCACGCAAAGAAACTGCTTTGTATTTCATGACTTGTCAATATCCGGGAGTTTTGTTTGCAATGCTGAATGGTAAAAATTATTCGGAGATTATCTGGAAAATGATTCGCCCTACATTTGAAAAACCGTTTAATAGAGAAGAAGAATAA
- a CDS encoding HD domain-containing protein, producing MNLQEIYSDLLSNIGFSANAIQKNWLDLEKAYSNKSRHYHNLTHINDMILCFETYSDKLQNPDEILFSIFYHDYVYKSSKKDNELKSAEYALAILSENTTINKQLVFDAICATQQHQHNEIEDINWLIDFDLKILARDWDDYKIYFEQIRKEYRIYPDFLYKPGRAKALKHFLEHEFIFQTEEFRKLYEEKARLNIEKEILLLT from the coding sequence ATGAATTTACAGGAAATTTATTCTGATTTACTTTCGAATATTGGCTTTTCAGCAAATGCCATTCAAAAAAACTGGCTGGATTTAGAAAAGGCCTATTCCAATAAATCAAGACATTATCATAATCTGACACATATTAATGATATGATTCTCTGTTTTGAAACGTATTCTGATAAACTTCAGAATCCTGATGAAATACTATTTTCGATTTTTTATCACGATTATGTTTATAAGAGTTCTAAAAAAGATAATGAACTCAAAAGTGCCGAATATGCTTTGGCTATTTTATCTGAAAATACAACAATAAATAAACAATTGGTTTTTGATGCCATTTGTGCTACGCAACAACATCAGCATAATGAAATTGAAGATATTAATTGGCTTATCGATTTTGATTTAAAGATTCTTGCCCGAGATTGGGACGATTATAAAATCTATTTTGAACAAATTCGAAAAGAATATCGCATTTATCCTGATTTTCTATATAAACCCGGACGTGCAAAAGCGTTGAAACATTTTCTGGAGCATGAGTTTATTTTTCAGACTGAGGAATTTAGGAAATTGTATGAAGAGAAAGCAAGGCTTAATATTGAAAAAGAAATTTTGTTGTTGACGTAG
- a CDS encoding helix-turn-helix transcriptional regulator yields the protein MSQNKNALIRYKTIDKCLQNKYRQWTLEDLIECCSEALFEYEGRENPISKRTIQMDIQLMRSEKLGYNAPIVVYDKKYYKYEDDEFSITDIPLTETDMNVLTETVSMLKQFKDFSLFNDVSDILQRLEDKIYSEKSHTKPVIYLDKNEGLKGLHYLDEIYQAIIKKIVLVITYKSFKSREENKFHFHPFILKEFNNRWFLIGKKKGSQPITNLALDRIIAIDYDFNLPYLEEDFDAELFYKNVIGVTVNTGLPPRKIELWIDAVNAPYVLTKPLHNTQRLIKENEDKSIIVHLLISPNYEMERILLGFGDGIEVIKPENLRNRMKKILEKAISRYSAEDKTELNA from the coding sequence ATGTCACAAAACAAGAACGCCTTAATACGGTACAAAACCATTGACAAATGTCTGCAGAATAAATACAGGCAATGGACTCTGGAGGATTTAATAGAATGCTGTTCTGAAGCTTTGTTTGAATATGAAGGTCGGGAGAACCCGATTAGCAAACGAACGATTCAGATGGATATTCAGTTAATGCGGAGTGAAAAACTGGGTTATAATGCACCAATTGTCGTGTATGACAAAAAGTATTATAAATATGAAGATGATGAATTTTCGATAACCGATATTCCGCTTACGGAAACGGATATGAATGTTTTGACGGAAACTGTTTCGATGTTGAAGCAATTTAAGGATTTTTCTTTGTTTAATGATGTATCGGATATTCTGCAGCGACTGGAGGATAAAATCTACTCGGAGAAATCGCATACAAAACCGGTTATTTATCTGGATAAAAACGAAGGATTGAAAGGTTTACATTATTTGGATGAAATCTATCAGGCGATTATTAAGAAGATTGTTCTCGTGATTACGTATAAATCGTTTAAATCGAGAGAGGAAAATAAATTTCATTTTCATCCTTTTATCCTGAAGGAATTTAATAACAGATGGTTTTTAATAGGAAAGAAAAAAGGTTCTCAGCCAATTACCAATTTGGCGCTCGACAGAATTATAGCGATAGATTATGATTTTAACCTCCCCTATCTGGAAGAAGATTTTGATGCGGAACTTTTTTATAAAAATGTAATTGGCGTTACGGTAAATACAGGATTGCCGCCACGAAAAATCGAACTTTGGATTGATGCTGTAAATGCACCTTATGTTCTAACGAAACCTTTGCATAACACGCAAAGACTGATTAAAGAAAATGAGGACAAAAGTATTATCGTTCATTTGTTAATTTCTCCTAATTACGAAATGGAACGCATTCTGTTAGGTTTTGGTGATGGAATTGAAGTAATTAAACCTGAGAATCTACGAAATCGTATGAAAAAGATCCTTGAAAAGGCAATTTCACGCTATAGTGCTGAAGATAAGACTGAATTAAACGCATGA
- a CDS encoding MarR family winged helix-turn-helix transcriptional regulator, with protein MKEKTIDYILRATWQAVSRMYNEEAAKYDATMATGFALLSIDKEEGTPSTALGPRMGMEATSLTRTLKSMEDKGLIVRKKNPTDGRGVLIYLTEFGKEKRDLSKNTVLKFNETIRKHVSDEKLKHFIEVSEIINELIQDKNIFNQTENTGNE; from the coding sequence ATGAAAGAGAAAACAATAGATTATATTTTGAGAGCTACATGGCAAGCTGTATCAAGAATGTACAACGAAGAAGCTGCAAAATACGATGCCACAATGGCGACCGGATTTGCACTTTTGAGTATTGACAAAGAAGAAGGAACTCCGTCTACAGCTTTAGGCCCAAGAATGGGAATGGAAGCTACGAGCCTGACCAGAACATTAAAATCGATGGAAGACAAAGGTTTGATTGTTCGCAAAAAAAACCCAACCGATGGCCGTGGCGTTTTGATCTACCTGACGGAATTTGGAAAAGAAAAAAGAGATTTATCTAAAAATACAGTTCTGAAATTTAATGAAACGATTAGAAAACATGTTTCTGATGAAAAGCTGAAACATTTTATCGAAGTTTCTGAAATCATCAACGAATTGATTCAGGACAAAAATATATTTAATCAAACAGAAAACACAGGAAATGAATAA
- a CDS encoding 3-hydroxyacyl-CoA dehydrogenase/enoyl-CoA hydratase family protein: MKRTIKKVAVIGSGIMGSGIACHFANIGVEVLLLDIIPRELTEAEAKKGLTLESKAVRNRVVNEHLANSLKSKPSPIYSQKFANRITTGNTTDDMAKIANVDWIIEVVVERLDIKKLVFEQIEKFRKPGTLVTSNTSGIPIHFMSEGRSEDFQQHFCGTHFFNPARYLKLFEIIPGPKTSTEVLDFLNEYGSKFLGKTSVVAKDTPAFIGNRIGIYGIQSLFHLVKEMGLTIEEVDKLTGPVIGRPKSATFRTVDVVGLDTLVHVANGIYENCPTDEQHELFKLPDFVNKMIENKWLGSKTGQGFYKKVDKDILSLDLDTLEYRAAKKASFATLELTKTIDKPIDRFKVLVKGKDKAGEFYRKSFSGMFAYVSNRIPEISDELYKIDDAMKAGFGWENGPFEIWDAIGVANGIEIMKAEGLEPAAWVNEMLASESESFYSVKEGATYFYNIPTKSQTKVPGQDSFIILNNIRESKKVWSNSGAIIQDLGDGILNLEFQSKMNTIGGDVLQAINKAIDLSEKEYQGLVIGNQAANFSVGANIGMIFMMAVEQEYDELNMAIKMFQDTMMRVRYSSIPVVVAPHGMTFGGGCEMSLHADKVVAAAETYMGLVEFGVGVLPGGGGSKEMALRASDLFRKNDVELNVLQEYFLTIAMAKVSTSGYEAFDTGLLQHGKDVIVVNKDRQIAEAKKHALLMAEAGYTQPIRRTDVKVLGKQALGMFLVGTDQMEAGKYISEHDKKIANKLAYVMAGGDLSEATLVSEQYLLDIEREAFLSLCTERKTLERIQYMLTKGKPLRN; the protein is encoded by the coding sequence ATGAAACGCACAATTAAAAAAGTTGCTGTAATTGGATCCGGAATTATGGGTTCAGGGATAGCTTGTCATTTTGCTAATATTGGTGTTGAAGTTTTACTTCTTGACATCATTCCACGTGAATTGACAGAAGCTGAAGCTAAAAAAGGATTAACACTTGAAAGTAAAGCCGTTCGCAACCGTGTGGTAAACGAACATTTGGCGAATTCATTAAAATCGAAACCTTCTCCTATTTACAGTCAAAAATTTGCAAACAGAATCACGACTGGAAATACGACAGATGATATGGCAAAAATTGCTAATGTTGACTGGATTATTGAAGTTGTAGTGGAACGTTTGGATATTAAAAAACTGGTATTCGAACAAATCGAGAAATTCCGTAAACCGGGAACTTTGGTTACTTCAAACACTTCTGGTATTCCGATTCATTTTATGAGCGAAGGTAGAAGCGAAGATTTTCAACAACACTTCTGCGGAACTCACTTTTTTAACCCTGCGCGTTACTTAAAATTATTTGAAATTATTCCTGGTCCAAAAACCTCAACTGAAGTATTGGATTTCTTAAACGAATACGGTTCTAAATTCTTAGGAAAAACTTCGGTTGTTGCTAAAGATACTCCGGCGTTTATTGGAAACAGAATTGGTATTTACGGTATTCAGAGTTTGTTCCACTTGGTAAAAGAAATGGGATTAACAATTGAAGAAGTGGATAAATTGACTGGTCCGGTAATTGGTCGTCCAAAATCGGCTACTTTCCGTACCGTTGACGTTGTTGGTTTGGATACTTTGGTACACGTTGCCAACGGTATTTATGAAAACTGCCCAACAGACGAACAACATGAATTGTTTAAACTTCCTGATTTCGTCAACAAAATGATAGAAAATAAATGGTTGGGAAGTAAAACAGGTCAAGGTTTTTATAAAAAAGTAGATAAAGATATTCTTTCTTTAGACCTAGATACATTAGAATACCGCGCTGCTAAAAAAGCAAGTTTTGCTACACTTGAACTAACAAAAACTATTGATAAACCAATTGATCGTTTTAAAGTTTTGGTAAAAGGAAAAGACAAAGCGGGTGAATTCTACCGTAAGAGTTTCTCTGGAATGTTTGCTTATGTATCAAACAGAATTCCTGAAATCTCAGACGAATTATATAAAATTGATGATGCGATGAAAGCCGGTTTTGGATGGGAAAATGGTCCATTCGAAATTTGGGACGCTATTGGTGTTGCAAACGGAATCGAAATCATGAAAGCAGAAGGTCTTGAACCAGCTGCATGGGTTAACGAAATGTTAGCTTCCGAAAGCGAAAGTTTCTACTCTGTAAAAGAAGGAGCTACTTATTTCTATAACATTCCAACAAAATCTCAAACTAAAGTTCCGGGACAAGATTCATTCATTATTCTGAACAACATTCGCGAAAGCAAAAAAGTTTGGAGCAATAGTGGTGCAATTATCCAGGATTTAGGAGATGGAATTTTGAACTTAGAATTCCAGTCTAAAATGAATACTATTGGTGGCGATGTACTTCAGGCTATCAATAAAGCAATTGACTTATCTGAAAAAGAATATCAAGGTTTGGTTATTGGTAACCAGGCAGCGAATTTCTCTGTTGGAGCAAATATCGGAATGATTTTCATGATGGCAGTTGAGCAGGAATATGACGAATTGAATATGGCAATCAAAATGTTCCAGGACACGATGATGCGCGTTCGTTACTCTTCTATTCCGGTTGTAGTGGCTCCTCACGGAATGACTTTTGGTGGTGGATGCGAAATGAGCTTACACGCTGATAAAGTGGTTGCTGCTGCTGAAACTTACATGGGATTAGTTGAATTTGGTGTTGGTGTACTTCCTGGTGGTGGTGGATCTAAAGAAATGGCTTTAAGAGCTTCTGACCTTTTCCGTAAAAACGATGTGGAATTGAACGTTCTTCAGGAGTATTTCTTAACTATTGCTATGGCAAAAGTTTCGACTTCTGGTTATGAAGCTTTCGACACTGGACTTCTTCAACATGGTAAAGATGTTATTGTAGTAAACAAAGATCGTCAGATCGCTGAAGCTAAAAAACATGCTTTGTTAATGGCTGAAGCGGGTTATACTCAACCTATCAGAAGAACTGATGTAAAGGTTTTAGGTAAACAAGCATTAGGAATGTTCTTAGTTGGAACAGATCAAATGGAAGCTGGAAAATACATTTCTGAGCACGATAAAAAAATCGCTAACAAACTGGCTTACGTAATGGCTGGCGGTGATTTATCTGAAGCGACTTTAGTATCTGAACAATATTTATTGGATATCGAACGTGAAGCTTTCTTATCTCTTTGTACAGAGCGTAAGACTTTAGAGAGAATCCAGTATATGTTAACTAAAGGAAAACCATTAAGAAACTAG